GGATGCACTGATTTGGAAAGAAGGAGAAAAAGTCGTTTTCCTTCCACTTCTCTTACTTTCTCTATTTTCCATCCTACCaatcaaaagaaggaaaaaaaaaatttagattcCAGTTCCACTCCCTCTTCCTTCTTATGTTCCTCCTACTTGGGTAATCGGCCAAAAAACGTGTATTAAGGTACTTGTGTTCAAACTGTTCTGTCATTTAGATAACTGGTAGCAATTGTCGGAATCTTTGTATAACAAACACTAATGAGCTGAGAGATCCTTTAATACTAAATGACTTATTTTAGGACTTGACAAGCAATTGAAATATGACTTGCAAATTTGCAATATGCCAAATTCAGGTACAAGAGTTGTTGGCTTCCCCTGCTTGCTAAAAATGGGGAGTCTCAGATTTCAGAGTTCCCTTTGGTTGTGCCCCTTGACTGTGAATGGATTTGGCATTGTCATAGGCTCAACCCGGTAGGCTTCTCAATGAGAAACACAATATTTTCCCACATCTGTTAAATGATGGGATTGCTGAACTGAATTCATCTGTTTTTCAGGTTCGTTACAAGGCCGACTGTGAGGAACTCTATGGTAGGCTACTTGACAACTGGAATGTTGTTTCCTCAGTTCAGGGGAAATCTAAGAGGCAAACTGAGGCAATATGGAACAAGATGTACCCATATGAACCATATGAGCTTGAACTGAGCAGCCACACATTGAAGGACATGGCTGAGAACATGTTGCGGACTTCAAAATGCACCGAGTATGATTTAGTTTCAGCTGTCAAACGGCAAAGTTCTTTCTTTTTCCAGGTAATAAGAAATTTCTTAGGCATGCAATATTCATTCAACAAAATAGTATAATTCATGTGGGCCATTGGACATTCAATAAGTGCATTTCTCATATACCTTGTGTGTTTTTCATCTCATTGTTTTGTTGAATGggttcatttttttcattttattttattttttttttcattttctggtTTGAAGAAGGTCATTTTAGGATTCACCAGATGAATTCGTTTTTGTTTTCCAACTATGAATATAGCATTTTTGTCACAACCACCTTTTGAATTGCTGGATTATGATTCAAATTCCATTTGAACACAATGGAATGGTTTCTTCCATTTTGTCGACTTTATTTATCTGCTTATTCATTGGGAATTCAAGACCTTTTCTAAGTCTTTCTTTTTTTCACGTGTCAACATATCTGTCGCAGGTATCCAGACCACATATGAATAATGATGTCTTTCTTGAAGAAGCCTTGGCTAGATATAAGGGGTTCCTGCACCTGATTAAGAGAAACCGGGAGAAGTCAATTAATTGTTTCTGTGTTCCAACTTATGACATTGACCTTATCTGgcattctcatcaactgcatcctgCTTCTTACTCCAAAGATACAGTGGCAATACTTGGAAAGGTATTAGAACATGATGACACAGATTCTGATAGAAGCAAGGGAAAGAAACTAGATGTTGGGTTTTCCAGCACCACCAAGCAGTGGGAAGATACATATGGTTCGAGGTACCAGAAAGCAGGAACAACGTATAGAGGCATTGCTCCATCCCCTCTTACAAGCAGTTTGTGCCCATTAGATACAGTGAGGAAGAAGGAAGTTCCACCAATTGAGTACCACAATGTGATTCAGCAGCCTATGGAGGTAACATCCACcttaattttgatttttcatcCTCACCTGTTTTTTTTCTCAAAAGGTGTCTTTTGATAGTAATGGTATCCAATTGATGGCGCTTTTGGTCAgttaacaaaattttgaattgagaaTGTGAAGAAATCAAgtaataaatttgattatatccAGTCAGATTCCACTCCATTTCTGGGTACCAAACATGTAGTGAGGATCATTTTTGGCAGAAAAGGGAAATCCAAGATTGTGTATAAGCATACATAGGTGTATTTTTTAATGTTTCTACCTATAAATCCATTTCAGGTGATGCTGGAGATTGTGGGGGTGAGAAACTTACCTACTGGGCATAAGGGCAGCCTCTTTGTCTCCTGCAGAAAGAAACAACCAGACTTGCTCTTCAATTCATGCAGAAGATTAAGCATCTTTTCAGAGTCAGGGGAGAAACAGGTTGCTGCTTTCGAGTGCGAACCAGACGGAGAGCTTCTGGTTGAACTTATATCTTCTCATTCACCTCCCAATCCACCCATGGCCCTTATGGGGTCTACAGTGATCTCCCTGCATGACATAGTGACCCCAGTAATTTCTAAGCACTTGGTAGAGAAATGGTTTGACTTGATGCCCTGCTCTGGAATCCAGAGTTCCAAGCCTGTTGGGCTGCACATTGCTTTGTCCTTGTCTGCTCCAGTCGTGGCGCCAAATGTAGTGAAGAGTGGTGGTTGTGGGGGTGGTAAATGTGGTAGTGGCTGCGGAAGTCACCATACAGTGAAGAGTGGAGGATGTGGTGGAGGCAGCTGTGGTGGTGGCTGTGGAGGCGGCAGTTGCGGTGGCTCAGGCAGCTGCGGTGGTGGCTGTGGAGGCGGAGCTTGTCACAATAACTCAGCTAGTGATTCACCTGAATATGGACTTCAACAAGTTCTGTAATAGTGATTTGGTTTTAAGCATGTGTATTAAGACTAAGCAAGCTGCTCCATGAATCAAATAACTAAACTGCTGAGCGAAATTTCACAATGTAAAACCCTCATATCATACTTGGTACTAGTATTACTGTATTTAGCTTATACTTCTGCAGTAATGATATCTAATGATCTTAAAAGTTGTCTCGTGGTTTAGATGAGATATTAGCTACTTTGATTCATTCGCGGGCATCATGATTTTTCCATTGAAATGAGTCTTACCATTATTGGAGGATAAATCCCAACGTTACAACTGGAATTCGATTTCCTTTCCTACATCATCACTATTCTTGAACAAGTTGAACTGTATGATGCAGAAACATCCAAGACATTTGGCAGCAGACTCCACGCACTAGATCCACCAGTGGCAGACACAGGATGATGGGCTTTAGTCTCCCCCACTCAGAATATAATGGGGGGAATAAAAAAGCAAGCTTCTAAGAAGCATCAACTAGGCGGAGTTGGGTTGGTATTTAGGGTGGTGAAAGGCATGGAGAAAAAGTAATTTAATTGAATAAACAACAATTGAAGCATTCTGGTGATCTGCCAGTGCACAAGTGGGTAGAAAACTGAGGAGGAATGAACAGCACGTGGCTTTGAACTTTGAAGAGACCAAACTTTTGTCCAAGTTGCCCAATTCATATTTGAGCTTGGGCactttggaatttttaaaactaaaaagaGTAAAGTCAGATTTTACATTTGTTATTCTTATTTTTCTAGATACTTGGGTCCAAAATTTCAAGCCAGTGGACAGACACCTGCTGGGCGTTCTTGTCTGCTGAAAGTATCAAATTAATTCAAGAGAAACAATAGAATAAAATTGGCTTTTGACCACGCTACCACTTGAGCAATGAATTATACTCTCTCTCCTTGATGTAATTCatgaatttatatttattttaaccaCAAAAGTGAGCATGAACACCACATAGGCAGCGACTCCATTGAAGGATGAGCAAAACTCAAAACAGGCAGAGGAACTAGAAAGAGGATCTCGatacatttatttatttggaAGTACAAAacaataaattattaaatttcatccttgataTGCTTGGTTGATAATTTAAAATGCTTTTTGAAGACTATGACAACTGCAAATACTGCTAACACAGAAATAAGAAATCATCAAATTTACAATCGATACCGTAAAATGTACACTGCCAAACCCCACCTTATCAATTTATACTTTCCCTTTATTTTACTGAAAATTCAAAACAcggcaaaaagaaaaaagaaaaaaataaataaaagaaaaagaaatcacATCGAAGAAGCTTGTGGTGCCTTCGCCACAATCTTACCCTCTGGATGACCCACCGCGCCTGTCTGTCGCCCATCCACGGGCGCCACCGCCTGGTACGGCGGCATTACAGCTCCCGGCGCAGTATAGTACACCTGCCTCCCCGATCCGTCGTAAGTAACCTGCGCATACCCAGCGTCAGCCACCCCCGACGGTCGCACCGTTCCGATGGCTTCTGCATAAGCCCCAACCTTTGCCTGCTGATGCGGTGGCGCCGCATTGTACACGGGCTGCTCACGGTAAATCTCCGGCACCACCCGCTGCACGCCGTAGTACGCCTGACCGACCTGGCTGGTAACCGTTCGGATCGCCGGCGTTTGGTACACGCCGCCCGGCGTGGGGATGATGTAAACTGGTTGATCGGCTCCGGTTGCGCCTGACACCGGGTAGCCGCCGGTTGTCATGTGCCTTTCTCGCCAGTAAGCTCCAGGGGCAACTGAGACCGGCACGGCCGATGGAGCCGGTGCCGGTGGGGCATGTTTCTCTGGAACTTTCTGAGGGTAGTACTCGCCGGGATAGGCTCTAGGATTGTTCTCGTCGCATTTTCTCTGGAGCAAAGCTTGTTCATGGCTAATCTGCAACCTCTGTAATTCCTGGATCTGCCTCTGGATCTCCGCCGAAGATACCACAGGATCCCCGATCACGTGCCGATCTTCATGTACGGGATCCAACCCAACCGGTATTCCTTTCGGAAACACGTCTGGCACTACCACTGCCGGCGCCGGCGCTGGATCCTGCAGCTTCGTCGCCGGGTCCGGAGCGAGGCCTTTATCCAACCCAAACAGAAAGTCCGGATTTCCCGTCGCCGCTGCGGCAGGCGGCGAAGATGTTTCCAGTGACTGCATCTGAACGGAATTGAGCGCGTCGACGAACCACTGCCGCTCCGATTTAGGGTCGCCGGATCCGAAGCTCGTCGGAGCGGGAGGGTTCAGGTGGAAGAGGAAAAGCCTGAGCCTTGCAGGCTTGGCGGAGGCACGGTACATGCGGTCGTACTCGAGCATCATGTGCTCGAGATCCTCATCGTTGGTTACGGAGATCAGTGCGTCAAGATCCTCGCCCGGAAGCTGATACTTGAAGCAGACGTCGGCGCCGTAGAGGGAGGAGAGCTTAGAAATGAAATCAGAAAGCCGAATAGAGCGATCGACGGCGAGGATCTTGGTGTCGCCGCCAACGTAGGCGAGTTGGTTGTCGTGAGGCCTGGGATGAATCTTGCCGCCGTAGCTGCACATGAACTTGACTTTGAAGTTGGAAGGAAGCTCATCCCAGGAAGGGTTTTCGCAGTCCATTTCTCTTGAGCGCGGGGAGGAGTCGTGGGAATCCGGATAGGACGAGAAGGAGTAATTCTCCATCGTTTAATTAATTGCCGGCCGCCGGGGAACTCCActgggttttggggttttaggtCTGGATTTGGTTAGGGCTTGGATTGTTCTTCCATGGAAGGGGTGTCAGAGCACCTGGAGAAGCGGCGACAGGGACGGGCGAGAGAGAGAGGGTGGCGGAGGactgagagagagaaagagcgagCTTATAAATGCGGAAGGTGGGGCCGGCGTCACTGATTAGATTGTATGAatggggaagaagaagaagaagaagaagataatggGCAGAGTGAGACGGAGAAGTAAAGGGGtttttttccattttaaatattaaattaaataatttccttaattttaaaattaaataaaaaaaaaaaaaaaggaaagaaaggaacaAAGTAAGGAGATAATGCTGGAGAGCGATTTCAGTCcgtaaaattattaattattataattatattataataataaataaataaataaatgtgaaCAAAGTAGAAATATCTGGGATGACGTGTCTTGCCGTGGATGACGGCGCATCCGGTTTATCGGACCACTTGCGCTGGGCCTGCCGTTGCGGCTGGGATCCTATTCCACGTTTCGCACCTGTATTGGGCCCAATGTTGATCCCCTATGGGCGGTATGGGATGCATCAACCGTGATGAATTAATGGTGTACTTATGATGTCGTGGGCTCGTAACCCATCCTCATAATTTCTAATTTTGACGAGTGAATTTAGgggtttttattttaaaaaattaaaaaatatttttatatacttaTATGAAAATTAAGTTATATATTACATCACATTAtctgatattttttttattaggaAAATGTTCGACATTACAAGCCTAAGATGAAACAAAACTATATAACATGACACCAGTGGGGCAGGTCTCATAGGCTTACACTCATGGGTGCTCTGTCCATATCATCATAGATTTGAGACATATAGTATGAGTGTTTTTATTAGGGTTAGAATGGGGCGGTATGGTAGTATAATCTTTAACTTGACATAGTAGATCATTTTAGTGGCATGTGTACTATAAGATTATCTTTAACTTGAAACTCCCAAGAAGGTGAATCTCATGAcctaaagcattttccttagACAATTTTTCCTTCATGATAGAGCATGTTTAAATTAAGGTGTCTTTTGTTTTTAAAACTAGAAATCtatgtatgtgtatatagaaaTTGAGTTATGAGGTGTGTCACATGATGCCACGGTGTATAGTTGATTTTTAGGATGTGTTGTAAGTTTCTTTTGGtgtcgtgagttggaattttttttcttaattttttgacgTGGGTAGAAAATAAAGGCAAATAAGCAAAATTTGACTCCCAACGCATTACCTGCTAGTAATATTTATAAACATcttctatttttttataataataatttaatatgtaAAACATTATTTATTGTAAATTGAAATATCACTAGTGGGCATACAATAgttatttatcattttattttgcTTCCATTATGTCATCTCAATCAATTACAGCTCGTTTTTGTACTTTGCTCCTAGTTCAATTAAACATCACactataatttaattaaaatataatcaaaattagttgaaacaataaaaaaaaaaatttaaccaacTTGGctagttttcaattattatttttaaaatatatttttaacattttaaattgattttattttaaaaaatgtacaTAGAATGTCCCTTATATGGACATTTTGTGTTTTTGGAAATAGATTAAATAGTACAAATTTTATTTATCATacataaatataaaacataataatatattcaATACAAAACTttcattaatttttatatatcGGAGGCTTAATTGCTATGCTACTCTAATTAATTAATGTTTAtacttcttaattttaacatataACTCACTcaatgtatttttttaaaaaaatatataaataatgaaataaaaatatattcaatCCCCTTAGTGGCCATAAAATTAGTCTACTAGGTGTGTGAcgattttataaaattaattatgtGCACGTATCTAAAATGATTAATGTATATAAAATGTTGGAATATAAGTTTTTCTTTGCTTAGGTTTAACGagcctcttttaaaaaaaaaaaaaatagatagaTTATTTgagttcaaaaaataaataatgttagCCTAGATGGAAACCGACAAAAAACAATATCATTTCAACTATTATGGAATGACTTATTTAAAAATAAGGGCAACGCACTAACTTCCCTCGAAGTTTGGCGAAAAGAGATAGATCGACACTAAGACTTCAAACATCTCACAAACCTCTTTTGACATTTGAGGAAAATGCAGGTCTCTTCTTGCATTTAACAAAAATACAAGCATAGTAAAAGCGGTATACATGTCCAAAGAATAAATGGTAAAAGATATTGACTTCTTTTGATGTTTAACAAAAAGACATGGACCTCACATAGGGTTTAGAAAATCCTACGAACCTCCTtcgaggtttgccaaaaagacataaATCTCATTTAAGGTTttaaaaaaatcctataaatcTCCCTTTGATatttaataacaataaaaaaaaaaatgtgcgtCTCcctagaaatttcaaaaatttacaAATCTTGCCGAACATTTTGATTTTTAGACAATCATACTCCCTTTATGTGCTTGTCCTTTTACCGAATATAAAGAaagatttgtgtcttttttgtCAAAGTTAAAGAAAAGTctacaaaatttttgaaatctcaagttgGTGTCCTTTTTCTCAAGCCTTAATGGAGCTTTGTGacaattttgaaatctcaaaaaaagaaaaacactGAACCTCATGGTAGGTTAATATCTTTTGTCCAAAACTAAATGGTAAAAGATATtagtaaaattttcaaaatctcaaggaaggtttgtgtctttttattATGAGAagtttgttaaattttaaaaatcccaaaaaaagagtttatattttttgaaattatttaatatctattcaCAATAATCATTGCATTGTCTTTATATCATTCATCAGCCAAACATCAATCTAATAAGTATTAGACTGTAATAACCAAACAAGGCGCTTGTCTTATTCTCATTCAACGACAGAAAAAGAGAATGGGGAATATCCTTCCTTTCTCATTTTCTTGAGTGCAGTGAGGGTCCACTGGGAACATGTGCTGTTGTAATTAAATGTCGGTTAACAATTATTCTAAACAAGTAGTATGATTCATTTCAGTGGGTCACtctataattaattaatttattgcATGATAGGTCCCTAAAATTTAATCATATTGCACTGCAATTCTAAAGTTTAAGTAATATCAAGGTAATAGCCTAGTTCAAGTCCTTATTCAACAATATTCTCATCAAAACTGGATTTATGTGTATTTGGATTAAAATTagttataaatttttttactatattctatctaaatttaaatttaagtcttATAATTCATGCTTCCAACTACAGTATTAGGGtttcatttaaaatttgaaaagtattagaaaaataaaaggcGACATGGAATAATACATTTTTTCATAGTTGATTATCAAGTATTTtacgaaagaaaataaaatattaaggaaataaaaaaataagttaaTTTTGCACATCATTGTGATTTGATTTTTAATAGtttaaatcatattagaataaatatatactttttattattttttatacagaGAAAATAAAATGTTCTTCTTCTTACTTTTTCCTCCGTTTCTATCAAACAAAATTCCTGACCTAAACTGAGTTAGAAAGTAAAGTAAAATTTAGTTGGTTAAGTTTTAGGaatttgaagtttaatttttactttGTAAAATAGTATAATAATTTAGACAATTTTGAAAACAAGCCAATGAAGGAGTACTTAAGTGAATATAGGGAGGGTGCAAAAAGGATGAGATTGCAAGGCAGAAATGATAGTAAAAAGTTTATGTTGATACAAGGTAACATGTGCAGTAGGGTTGGCTAGATAGATTAGTAGGTCGGATTTGGGTTGAGTTATTTATTGGTTGAGATTGAAACAGATTGGGTTCGGATGACTTGTGCGTAAATAAGTGAATAGACAATAAGACTGAAGCCGCCAATTAGGTGGATGcccattaaaatatatataatatatttattttaaaattttttgtctaataatttcatataaaaaaaatgagttattttttttaaatcatttattcTTTTTTCATTAATGTATTAAAAAATGcaagttaaaaattaaaaagcaacacctattttttattttcctctttcatatttttttttttgaaatgtgatttgaaatttaaaaaacacTACGTATAACCTATTTatcactttttttcttttttgatattTCAATCTTCATCTATTCCATGTTCCTCAATCAATTGATTAACTAATAAATAATCAGACTCGCAAAATTCTCGTTGTCTTCCTTGAACTCTTGTTGTAAGTATAGGCATACATCAATATGCTTCTCCTCACATTGTTTAGGGCCACCTGATGAAAGCAGTAGCGAACAGATGGTCTATGAGTCGAAAACAATCTTTTGAAGGTCACTATTCTTCCCTCCTTTCCTATCTTCAAACTTGTCTTGATGgtgttgatagtcattttttttaccaaataaaGATgccaaaaaatcaagaaaaaaaataaagagaaaggcataaaaaataaaaataaaaatgcactgagtGGTTGATTAGCCTTTTAGGGCGTTTGACTGGCCCTCCCTCCTTTTCCTTGTGTTGGCACCATCTTATAGGCAGTTGACCGGTCCCTCAAGGTGGTTGATTGGCCCacttgaaatttgaatttttgacttGTTCTCACACAATTCGCTATAGATTTCGGGCCAATCACGTGTCCAATTGATATCATACGTCAATTATCGGTCATGATAATTAATGGTTGGTA
The sequence above is a segment of the Malania oleifera isolate guangnan ecotype guangnan chromosome 8, ASM2987363v1, whole genome shotgun sequence genome. Coding sequences within it:
- the LOC131161682 gene encoding uncharacterized protein LOC131161682, with translation MENYSFSSYPDSHDSSPRSREMDCENPSWDELPSNFKVKFMCSYGGKIHPRPHDNQLAYVGGDTKILAVDRSIRLSDFISKLSSLYGADVCFKYQLPGEDLDALISVTNDEDLEHMMLEYDRMYRASAKPARLRLFLFHLNPPAPTSFGSGDPKSERQWFVDALNSVQMQSLETSSPPAAAATGNPDFLFGLDKGLAPDPATKLQDPAPAPAVVVPDVFPKGIPVGLDPVHEDRHVIGDPVVSSAEIQRQIQELQRLQISHEQALLQRKCDENNPRAYPGEYYPQKVPEKHAPPAPAPSAVPVSVAPGAYWRERHMTTGGYPVSGATGADQPVYIIPTPGGVYQTPAIRTVTSQVGQAYYGVQRVVPEIYREQPVYNAAPPHQQAKVGAYAEAIGTVRPSGVADAGYAQVTYDGSGRQVYYTAPGAVMPPYQAVAPVDGRQTGAVGHPEGKIVAKAPQASSM
- the LOC131162712 gene encoding glycine-rich domain-containing protein 2-like; its protein translation is MEKEQELEWAEAQKMVISKDLVSAAKQQLQFLATVDRNHYLSYGPALDRAIYRYKSCWLPLLAKNGESQISEFPLVVPLDCEWIWHCHRLNPVRYKADCEELYGRLLDNWNVVSSVQGKSKRQTEAIWNKMYPYEPYELELSSHTLKDMAENMLRTSKCTEYDLVSAVKRQSSFFFQVSRPHMNNDVFLEEALARYKGFLHLIKRNREKSINCFCVPTYDIDLIWHSHQLHPASYSKDTVAILGKVLEHDDTDSDRSKGKKLDVGFSSTTKQWEDTYGSRYQKAGTTYRGIAPSPLTSSLCPLDTVRKKEVPPIEYHNVIQQPMEVMLEIVGVRNLPTGHKGSLFVSCRKKQPDLLFNSCRRLSIFSESGEKQVAAFECEPDGELLVELISSHSPPNPPMALMGSTVISLHDIVTPVISKHLVEKWFDLMPCSGIQSSKPVGLHIALSLSAPVVAPNVVKSGGCGGGKCGSGCGSHHTVKSGGCGGGSCGGGCGGGSCGGSGSCGGGCGGGACHNNSASDSPEYGLQQVL